The following proteins are co-located in the Spirosoma montaniterrae genome:
- a CDS encoding TauD/TfdA family dioxygenase yields MSTFFREHIIDIARVSSQTVVDTLNVHGVITFEHIYETSHFLKLCNKIGTVYSHPDADYKGITSIEYKPTPIAKPGLLGFTKKNLIPHTDRATVINPPFYTSLLCIKPAIDGGDTILVDGKKIYNEMKMNFTEELSILEKPDIAIFGRGKDQLVSAIFAEVDLLHSNKFLRFRYDDVSYFSAEAIESINIFLSLVYKYKHEFRLEYGQGYIVQNGRWLHGRSAFDGERLMYRVLINSSSANSDFGFSF; encoded by the coding sequence ATGAGTACTTTTTTTAGAGAACACATTATTGATATTGCTAGGGTTAGCAGCCAAACTGTCGTAGACACTTTAAATGTGCATGGAGTTATAACTTTCGAGCATATTTATGAGACAAGCCATTTTTTGAAATTATGTAATAAAATTGGGACTGTTTATAGCCATCCAGACGCTGACTATAAAGGCATAACGTCTATTGAATACAAACCAACGCCTATTGCTAAGCCCGGTTTGTTAGGTTTTACAAAGAAAAATTTAATACCGCATACAGACAGAGCAACTGTAATAAATCCGCCCTTCTACACATCTTTATTATGTATAAAACCAGCCATAGACGGTGGAGATACCATTTTGGTAGATGGAAAAAAGATTTACAATGAAATGAAAATGAATTTTACTGAAGAATTGAGTATTTTAGAAAAGCCAGATATAGCAATTTTTGGTAGAGGTAAAGATCAGTTGGTCAGTGCCATATTTGCTGAAGTAGATTTACTACATTCTAATAAATTTTTAAGGTTTCGTTATGACGATGTTTCCTATTTTTCAGCAGAAGCGATTGAGTCGATAAATATATTTTTGTCATTGGTTTATAAATACAAACACGAGTTTAGATTGGAGTACGGTCAGGGGTATATCGTTCAGAACGGTAGGTGGTTACACGGTAGAAGTGCCTTTGATGGTGAAAGATTGATGTATAGAGTTTTAATTAATTCTAGTTCTGCAAATAGTGATTTTGGGTTTAGTTTTTAG
- a CDS encoding DUF6934 family protein: MKIDKYALKAESSLTVFEFVSEGTNGLIRKLIQFQKTNQPDVYNLAFGDKNADTGEIDDLVVSNNGDTGKVLATVVAALYAFFDKHPDAFVYATGSTKARTRLYRMGITRFYQEMIQDFELYGQIGDEFYAFEVGKEYTGFLAQRKFA, translated from the coding sequence ATGAAGATTGACAAGTATGCGCTCAAAGCGGAAAGCAGCCTAACCGTTTTTGAGTTTGTGAGCGAAGGGACAAATGGCCTCATCCGTAAACTCATCCAATTTCAAAAAACCAATCAGCCAGATGTATATAACCTCGCTTTTGGCGACAAAAATGCAGATACAGGCGAAATTGACGATTTAGTCGTCTCCAATAATGGGGATACCGGCAAAGTATTGGCTACCGTTGTTGCGGCTTTATATGCTTTCTTCGACAAGCATCCCGACGCATTCGTCTATGCCACTGGCAGCACTAAAGCGCGAACCAGATTATATCGAATGGGTATCACCCGGTTCTACCAGGAAATGATTCAGGATTTTGAGCTTTACGGGCAAATTGGAGACGAATTCTATGCTTTTGAGGTTGGTAAGGAATACACGGGCTTTTTAGCCCAACGGAAATTTGCTTAA
- a CDS encoding glycosyltransferase family 2 protein, which yields MKPHPGMISVIVPAFNEEENLPVLVHRLMSVLSAYAEYEILIIDDGSTDQTRYVLRQLCKAYPVIRFLSFSRNFGHQMALRAGYDHARGDAVICLDADLQHPPELIPTLIEKWQEGYDVVYTVRQPDPSLSWFKRATSKQFYSMLRSVSKLNIEDGAADFRLLDRKVVDTLRQFKENDLFLRGAISWVGFQQCRILYQPAARYAGRSKYSFRKMMQLAAMGITSFSTRPLYLSVMLGFCMSAFATLFGMEVLYEYFFTNATVSGWTTLVVLMALIGGVQFIMIGIIGVYLGKTFVEVKQRPAYIIGDTSDIDETVTTWKADAQPDLFYSPLT from the coding sequence CATGATTAGCGTCATTGTGCCTGCTTTTAACGAAGAAGAAAACCTGCCCGTACTGGTTCATCGGCTCATGTCGGTACTGAGTGCATACGCTGAGTATGAAATTTTAATCATTGACGACGGTAGCACCGACCAGACCCGCTATGTGCTTCGGCAACTTTGCAAAGCCTATCCGGTAATTCGGTTTCTTTCTTTCTCCCGCAATTTCGGCCACCAGATGGCTCTCCGCGCCGGGTATGACCACGCCCGGGGCGACGCTGTAATCTGCCTTGATGCCGACTTACAACACCCGCCCGAACTGATTCCGACGCTGATCGAAAAATGGCAGGAAGGCTACGATGTAGTTTATACCGTGCGCCAGCCCGACCCGTCGCTGTCGTGGTTCAAGCGTGCTACCTCGAAACAGTTTTACAGTATGCTGCGGTCGGTTTCAAAACTAAACATTGAAGACGGCGCGGCTGATTTCCGATTGCTCGACCGAAAGGTAGTCGATACACTTCGGCAGTTCAAAGAAAATGATCTGTTTCTGCGCGGTGCCATTTCGTGGGTGGGTTTTCAGCAGTGCCGGATTTTATACCAGCCCGCTGCCCGCTACGCCGGTCGGTCGAAATACTCGTTTCGGAAGATGATGCAACTGGCTGCTATGGGTATTACGTCGTTTTCGACCCGCCCATTGTATCTGTCGGTGATGCTCGGCTTTTGTATGTCGGCGTTTGCCACGCTGTTTGGTATGGAGGTGTTGTATGAGTACTTTTTCACGAATGCCACCGTGTCAGGCTGGACAACGCTCGTCGTGTTGATGGCACTCATTGGTGGAGTGCAGTTTATCATGATCGGCATTATCGGCGTATATTTGGGCAAAACGTTCGTAGAAGTTAAACAACGCCCCGCCTATATTATTGGCGATACGAGCGACATTGACGAGACCGTAACAACATGGAAGGCCGACGCCCAACCCGATCTGTTTTATTCACCGTTGACGTAG
- a CDS encoding nuclear transport factor 2 family protein, whose protein sequence is MNKTEITKEDVVDAENKLFVAQLASNVDVLDQLLHDDLVAVAPTGQVLTKEMDLNAHRAKTMVIEDASTEIEEIKLIGDTAVSIVSMKAKGKMMDTPMEGHFRYLRVWKRFGDTLKIIGASFIQLS, encoded by the coding sequence ATGAATAAAACAGAAATTACTAAAGAAGATGTTGTTGACGCTGAAAACAAACTCTTTGTGGCTCAACTTGCGAGCAATGTGGACGTTCTCGACCAACTTTTGCACGATGATTTAGTAGCAGTCGCACCAACAGGGCAAGTCCTGACTAAAGAAATGGATTTAAACGCCCATAGAGCAAAAACAATGGTTATCGAAGACGCATCAACTGAAATTGAAGAAATCAAACTAATAGGCGACACTGCCGTTTCAATTGTATCAATGAAAGCCAAAGGGAAAATGATGGATACACCCATGGAAGGACATTTCAGATACCTCAGAGTTTGGAAACGCTTTGGTGACACATTGAAAATTATTGGTGCAAGTTTCATACAACTATCCTGA
- a CDS encoding DUF3473 domain-containing protein, which translates to MEGRRPTRSVLFTVDVEEFDTAVEFGHTIPLSEQIAVSTRGLRLLADRFETVGVRSTLFTTANYALHEPDLIKHLAQTHEIASHGYYHTTFEPVDLHKSRVALEELLEKPVTGFRRARMGYVDPNDVQQAGYQYNSSLHPTWLPGRYNHWGEPRHPFREAGVWQIPASVTPTLRLPLFWLSLKNFPFGYYKQLCRRTLRADGFLNLYVHPWEFTDLSTYEKIPAYVRRHSRDELLDRVEKLLRFLKQEGDFQTMNEFVAGL; encoded by the coding sequence ATGGAAGGCCGACGCCCAACCCGATCTGTTTTATTCACCGTTGACGTAGAAGAGTTCGATACCGCCGTTGAATTTGGTCATACCATTCCGTTGAGCGAACAAATTGCGGTTTCGACGCGCGGCCTGCGCCTGCTCGCCGACCGTTTTGAGACTGTAGGCGTTCGCTCAACGCTGTTTACAACCGCCAATTACGCCCTGCACGAACCTGACTTAATCAAACACCTCGCCCAAACGCACGAAATAGCATCGCACGGCTACTACCACACGACTTTTGAACCCGTTGATTTGCACAAGTCACGAGTGGCGTTGGAAGAACTGCTGGAGAAGCCCGTTACGGGTTTCCGGCGGGCACGGATGGGCTACGTCGATCCGAATGATGTGCAACAGGCTGGTTATCAATACAATTCGTCGCTGCACCCAACCTGGCTACCCGGTCGGTACAACCACTGGGGCGAACCCCGGCATCCGTTTCGTGAAGCAGGTGTCTGGCAGATTCCGGCTTCGGTAACGCCCACGCTGCGGTTGCCGCTGTTCTGGCTGAGCCTGAAAAACTTTCCGTTCGGCTACTACAAACAACTGTGCCGCCGAACCCTCCGTGCCGACGGTTTCCTGAACCTGTACGTACACCCCTGGGAATTTACGGACCTGTCGACCTACGAAAAAATCCCCGCTTATGTCCGTCGTCATTCCCGCGACGAACTCCTCGACCGGGTTGAGAAACTACTTAGATTTTTGAAACAGGAAGGTGATTTTCAAACGATGAACGAGTTTGTAGCGGGGCTCTAA